A stretch of the Aegilops tauschii subsp. strangulata cultivar AL8/78 chromosome 4, Aet v6.0, whole genome shotgun sequence genome encodes the following:
- the LOC109786822 gene encoding uncharacterized protein, protein MKGGRKNLRRACEEGTAVTLAEGESIMQVVTLRGSNLIEVTDGEGVKSLALFPAKFQKSFWIKNGNFVVVDASGRDEALESGSKIACVVSRVLFHDQVRALEKSGQWPAIFKSTPNGWATGPQGTTSQAEEEQNSDEDDDDDMPPLEANTNRNRPFDVHSDTESDSDS, encoded by the exons ATGAAGGGCGGGAGGAAGAACCTGCGTCGCGCGTGCGAGGAGGGCACCGCGGTGACGCTGGCGGAGGGCGAGAGCATCATGCAGGTCGTCACGCTGCGCGGCTCCAACCTCATCGAG GTCACCGACGGCGAGGGCGTCAAGTCTCTCGCCCTCTTCCCCGCCAAGTTCCAGAAGAGCTTCTGGATCAAGAACG GGAATTTCGTGGTTGTGGATGCTAGTGGCAGGGACGAGGCTCTCGAATCTGGAAGCAAGATAGCCTGTGTCGTGTCACGGGTCCTCTTTCACGACCAGGTTCGCGCCCTCGAGAAATCCGGCCAATG GCCGGCTATCTTCAAGTCAACTCCCAATGGGTGGGCGACAGGGCCACAAGGAACGACATCACAGGCTGAGGAAGAGCAGAACTCTGATGAAGACGACGATGATGATATGCCGCCACTTGAGGCAAACACGAACAGAAATAGACCGTTTGACGTGCATTCCGATACAGAAAGTGACTCTGATTCTTGA